The Pectobacterium parmentieri genome segment CTGCCACCATCGATGCATAGCGTCATCATCTCAGGTTCGAGCGCGACCTCACCACTGCGGCTAATTTCATCCGCCGATGTCCATTTAATTCGCATACCGAGATAATCTTCAATCAGATTAGCGCGATTCATTTCCTGTGGCGTACACAGGCTTACAGCCAGCCCCTGCGTACCCGCGCGGCCTGTTCTGCCAATGCGGTGTACGTGAACTTCAGGATCGAAAGCCAGCTCAAAATTCACCACCAGCGCCAGCTCCTTGATATCGAGACCGCGAGCCGCAACATCGGTTGCGACCAGCACACGACAGCTACGATTAGCAAAGCGTACCAGAACCTGATCGCGGTCGCGCTGTTCCAGATCGCCATGCAGCGCCGAGACGCTAATTCCACGCATGTCTAGTGCGTCAAATACGCTCTGGCAATCACGCTTCGTGTTGCAGAACACCACGCAGGAGGCTGGTTGATAATGGCTCAGAATGGCAATCAACAGCGGCAGGCGTTGCTCTTTCGTCGTCTCGTAGAAACGTTGCTCAATAGCTGACTCTTCGACGTTATCTGCAATCTCGAAACGCTGCGGCTGGCGCTGAACGCGTGCGCTGATCTGTTCGATCTCTTCGGGATAGGTAGCAGAAAATAGTAACGTTTGACGATCGGACGGCGTATAGGAAATGACATCATCAATGGCGTCAGTAAAACCCATGTCCAGCATGCGATCCGCTTCATCCAACACCAGCACTTTCAGGCTATCCAAGGACAGTGATCGCTTGCGTAAATGATCCTGAATACGTCCCGGCGTCCCAACAACAATATGCGGTGCGTGAACCAGTGAATCGAGCTGCTGCCCCATCGGCTGACCGCCGCACAGTGTCAGAATCTTAATGTTTTGTGCAAAACGCGCCAGACGACGCAGCTCTTTGCTCACCTGATCGGCCAGTTCACGCGTCGGGCACAGCACCAACGCCTGTGTCGTAAAGTCGCTCACGACAATACGATCCAGTAGCCCAATGCCAAATGCCGCCGTTTTGCCGCTACCGGTTTTCGCCTTGGCCCGCACGTCCGCGCCACTCAGAACAGCGGGCAACGTCGCCGCCTGGACTGGCGTCATGTCGGTATAGCCCAGTTCATTAAGATTGGATAACTGCTCTGCTGGCAGCGCGAGGGAAGAAAAAGAGGTTGTACTCACAGTGATTACTCTACCAAGGACGAGATAACGAAGGTGACGCCGAGTCAAAGAGCGGCGCAGATATGCCGCAATCATAGCAGAGTTCGCCATCGTTGGCCGATTTACCTCCCGTTAGGCTATTAAAACAGCGAGGCGAATCCTTTATTCACCAAAAAGCCCTGACCTTCGGGTGATAAAAGGTAGTTCGCCAACAGTCGTGCCTCACGTCGAACCGGCTTCATGATGGCCAACATGTACTCGGCATCAATACGATAGGGATCGGGTAAATGAACCACGTGCAGATCCGGTTGGTTGAGCAGCAACGGCAGATAGCTGGCATAGCCAATGTGCATATCACTCTGTCCGTTACGGATCAGGTAACTGCCCGCCGTCATACCGGCTGGAATGGCATGGTCTAGCCCCCCGCCTACCAACGGTTTCGCCTTGTCCCGCAGTTGATTTCCCCATCCACGATGCAGACGTTCGATGCGATCAAAGAGTTGAAGAGCATAATCCCCGCCGGGATCACTGCCGGGCGTTGAGGTAGAAAGCACAAAGCGTGGGTCAAGCAGCGCCATCAGCCAGGATTGCGTGGTGAGTTCAGGCACATTACGCATGACGATACAAAGATGGTTGCGCGTAAACACGGAGGTTTCCTCCGCCAGTCCCAGTGCCTTCAAGCGTAAAGGGTGCGCACAGTTTGCCGATGCAAAAATATCCGCCGCGTCACCGTGCAGCACCTTTTCACTCAGTAGTCCCGCGGGGCCGAAAGTCGGTATCACCTCCACCGCGTAACGTTCACTGAATGTCGTCAGCAAAGGCGCAAACGCGAGGCGCAGGCTGCCAGCCGCATACAGGTGCAGAGGGTTGGTCACGGACGCTCCGTCATGGTTAATATCGGTATCAACGCGCGATACGGCTGCGGTGCGATTTCCACACAAACCTGCCGTATCGGGATGCCGTACAAACGCGACAAATTGGCCTCCGTCAAAACCTCATCACAGCGACCATAAAGATAATGCTGATTATCCATCAGGAGCAGCGCCTGCTCTGCAATGGCTAATGCGTGGGAAGGGTCGTGCGTAGTCAGCAGGATACTTAGATGCTGCGTTCTAGCCAGATCCGCCAATAGCCGCAGCACCTGCGCCTGATTTTGAACATCAAGCGCCGCCATCGGCTCATCCAGAATCAGCGTCTGACACTCCGACGCCAATGCCCGCGCGATTAACACGAGCTGTCGCTGTCCACCGGACAACGTGCTAAATTCATACTCGGCAAGCGAGGCGATACCCAGCAGGGTCAGCGCGTTCTGAGCCACGCGGATATCATGGGCGGAGGGCATCGCAAACAGCCGAACACGCGCCGCACGCCCCATCAGTACCATATCCAGAACGCTATAGGAAAACGGTGGAGTAAATATCTGTGGCACAAAACCAATACGTCCTTCGCGCTGGATCGTCCCAGAGAGCGGCGATAAGTGGCCCAGTAAGGTATTCAGAAGCGTGGTTTTCCCTCTACCATTCGCTCCCAGAATTGCCGTCACCTCACCTTCCCTACAGCACAGGTTCAACGGTGAAAAAAAGCCCCGTCCCTGTTGGTAGCCATACACAAGCTCTTCTGTCGACAACCTGATGAGAGACATGCTAGCGCCCTCCAGCCTGTCGCTGTGTTTTATACAGCAGCACAGCAAAAAGTGGTGCACCGAGTAGCGCCGTCAGAATCCCCAATGGAATTTCAGCTTCGCTGAGATTGCGCGCCAGATCGTCTACCAGCACCATAAAACCCCCTCCAAGCCACAGCGACACCGGCAGCAGGCGACGGTGATCTGCCCCCACCAACCTACGTGCGATATGGGGGATCACCAGCCCTATCCAACCGATGCTGCCACTGACCGCCACCTGAGCAGCCACGATGGCGGCACACAGACTCAAAATCAGCCAGCGCAAGGGTTGTACGGCGACACCCAGCGCACGTGCGTCCTGCTCTCCCATCGACAACACGTTTACGTGCCAGCGCAGCCGCAGCAGCAATCCCCCCGCAAGCGCTAATGGCACCGCCAGCGTCATCAGCGAGTTCCAGTGTGCGGTGGCAAAACTACCCAGCAGCCAGAACACAATACTCGGTAGCTTCTCTTCGGTATCTGCCAGATATTGCATCAAGCTGACCAGCGCCCCAAAGAAGCCACTGAGGATGACACCTGCCAGAATCAGGATCAGTACGTTCTGCTTACCGAATACGGCGGCCATCATGAAAATCAGCAGGAGCGCCAACATGCCGAACGTAAACGCAGACAGCAGCAAAAGCAGCGGCGTCCAGCTTAATAAAATTGCCAGCGTGCCGCCGAAGGCGGCACCAGCGGAAACGCCGATAATATGCGGATCCACCAGCGGATTACGAAAAACGCCCTGCAGCGTGGCCCCACTCAGCGCCAGTGCCGCACCTGCACACCAGGCCAATAGCACGCGGGGTAAGCGTACACTCCACACCACCTGCCGCTCGATATCACCAAGTAAAGGATTGCCATCAGACAGTGGTTCGATAAGGATCTGGATGATGCGCCACGGGGATAAGCTAAAACGCCCTATCCCCAGCGAGCAAACGGCAATCAACAACGTGGACACCACCACCGTCAGCAGTGTGATCCGGTAGGTGCGATAACTCATTGCGCCGCAGAGGCTTCTGCACGGTAATCCATGCGATAGAAGCGCTGGTAATACTCATCAGCAGCTTTTTGCATATCGATATCAGCGAAGCGTTCGGGATACAGCTTTTTCGCCATCCACAATTCGCCAATCGCTAACGCTTCCGGCATCGGATAACCCCAGGCTTTGGCGTATTCCGGCATCAGATACACGCGATGCTGTTTCACCGCATCAATCGCCTGCCAGGCGGGATCGTTGACGATCTGCTTCACAACATCCGGGTAGCGATCCTGCACAAAAATCACCTGTGGGTTCCAGGCCAGTACATTTTCAATCGATACCTGTTTGAAGCCTTTTATCGAGGCTGCAGCCACGTTCAACGCTCCTGCATGCGACATCATCAGGCCGGTATATTTTCCTGAACCGTAGGTTGTCAGATCTGGGTTGGCCATATACACGCGGATTCGCTTTTCCTCTGGGATAGGCTCCAACCGTGCGCTAACGTTCTGCCGCTGCGTAAAGGTATAGTCAATCAGCGCTTCCGCCTGTTTTTGACGTTCAACCACTTCACCAATCAGCCGAATTCCTGCCTTGAGCCCTTCGTTATACGCAGTGTTTTCATCACCCATCGTAGGATTGATCTTGTCGGCTTCTCCCGGTTGATCCTGACGTAACGAGATCGCCACAACAGAGATCCCCGTCCGCTCAATCTGTGAAATCATTTCCGGCGGTGCATAGTTAGCTACAAAAACCACCTGCGGCGACAGCTTCAGCAAACTTTCAATATTGACCTGCGTGAGGTCTCCCGGCATCGGTAGATCCGCTAGACGCGGTGCCAAGCGCAAATAATGCTCACCCAACTGTTTCTTCCAACTGGACAGCACCCCAACGACGCTCTCCTGCGCATCCAACTGCACCAACAAATTTAGTGTTTGGTGCTGCAACACCACCACACGATTAACATGGTCTGGGATCGTCACATCGCGCCCCAGTTGATCGGTGACCTGACGCGCCGCCCAGGCGTTGGAAAACACCAAAAACAGCCCGGTAAACCACAGCGTGTAGCCAAATTTCTTTATCATGTTCGTATCCTAGTTTTCGTTATGTATAAAATGATACAGCGATAAGGAAAAAGAAAATACTGATCTCACTCATAATAATATTTAGATACCAATTTTGGGGTAGATAAACAGGGGCGCATAATTCCCTAAATAACAAAGGCGCTATTTACACGAGCAACGTCAGAAATCATCTCCCAAAAGGATTATTTATTCTGCTAACGCTTGGTCAGATAAACTGAATTATTACGTTAAAAAAATGATATTTATTCTCACTATTAATCGCGTAAAGTGTTCCCATTACTGAATTTGTAGCACCTTGCTGTGCAGGGCGAACGTGCTAAATATTTGTCTGAATATAAGGATAAATACCCTATGAAGAAGATTGGCTTTTTATCATTTGGCCACTGGACACCATCGCAGCAGTCCGGCACACGTTCAGCAGCAGATGCATTACTGCAATCCATCGATCTTGCTGTCGCTGCAGAAGAGTTGGGCGCTGATGGCGCTTATTTCAGGGTGCATCATTTTGCCCGCCAACTGGGCTCACCTTTTCCACTGCTGTCGGCGATTGGCGCGAAAACCCGCAGTATTGAAATTGGTACTGGCGTCATCGACATGCGCTACGAAAACCCACTGTATATGGCTGAAAACGCCAGTGCCGCCGATTTGATATCTGGGGGACGCTTACAGCTCGGCATCAGCCGGGGTTCCCCTGAGCAGGTGATCGATGGCTGGCGCTATTTTGGTTATCAGCCTACAGAAGGTCAGTCTGAAGCCGATATGGCACGGCATCATACCGAGGCACTGCTGGATGTGCTGCGTGGAGAAGGGTTTGCAAAACCGAATCCGCAGCCCATGTTCCCGAATCCACCGGGCCTGTTGCGTCTGGAACCCTATTCTGAAGGGTTACGCGAACGAATCTGGTGGGGTGCTGGCTCGAATGCCACGGCAGTATGGGCAGCAAAACTGGGAATGAATTTGCAAAGCTCTACGCTGAAGGATGATGAAACCGGCGAACCTTTTCATATTCAACAAGCACAGCAAATTCGCGCATACCGGGCAGCCTGGGCTGAAGCCGGACATACACGCACACCTCGCGTCTCCGTCAGCCGTAGTATTTTTGCACTGATGGATCAGCGCGATCGTGCCTATTTCGGCGGAAGCAGTAACGATAGCGATAAAGTCGGTTTTCTCGATGAGAAAACGCGCGCGATTTTCGGACGCAGTTATGCTGCCGAACCAGAAGCACTCATCCAACAGTTAAAACAGGATGAAGCAATTGCCGAAGCAGATACAATATTGCTGACTGTGCCGAATCAACTCGGTGTTGATTACAATGCGCATGTTATCGAGGCAATTCTGAAGCATGTCGCGCCTGCGATGGGGTGGAGAGATTAGCCTCATCACCTATAATGATGGGCTCGTAACCATACCGTCACACGAGCCGTTAACGCCGCCAAGAATCAGGGGAATAAGGTACGATTTTTACCGTAATTCCCCCGGTTTTTTCTACCGCTGAAACGACGCAACGCTTTTTAATGCTATTTTGAAAATATAGTGTCTGGACCTCTTGAATTCCCCCCCTCACTCGGCGTAAATTTAGCGCCGATCCCGTCATAACTAGTGTGATTCTGGTGATGACAACGGAAAAGATTACCCTTCGGTGATATAACCAACAGCGTAATTACTTCCTTCCATAATAAAACGCACAATCGGGATCGTTGCTGGCGTGGTTTCTGCTGGAGAATAAATCGGTGAAGTATTTTTTTATGGGTATCTCATTCTGCTTAGTCGTTTGGGTGAGTACCTTTATGCTGATGGTAGAATAACCTGTCATTTGCCCGGCAAAGATGTATTCGCTGAAGGGCACACACAGAGATAAAAAAGGCTGATGGTATTTATACCCTCAGCCTATTTTTATACCCTTAATCCGCCGTCGAATAATGATGTAGCCATGTCTGTGCCATTATCTACAAATTGACGCCGTTCATTATTACACTGAACACACCGCCGATTGCCAGCCAGGGGCCAAAAGCCAGCGGTTTGTTCGTCTCTTCTTTGCGCAATCCACGCCAGACCAGAGTCACAACCAACCCGCTCAACGCCGCCACCAAGACGAGATTCGGCAATGCCCGCCAGCCTAGCCAGGCACCCAGCGCAGCCAGTAACTTAAAATCACCGTACCCTAGCGCCTCTTTGCCTGTGGCATATTTAAATACCCAGTAGAGTAGCCACAGTGACAAATAACCAGCCATTGCACCTACCACCGCATCGCCCAATGGGACAAACGTTTCCGACAGATTAAACAATAACCCCACCCATAAGAGCGATAGCGTAAGTACATCCGGCAGCAGCAGCGTTTTTATATCAATAACGGTCAATACCAACAGGAAAGACAGCAGAATCAACGCTCCACACAGCGCCATACCGGGCGTCCATAGCAAACCCGCCGTTAGAAAAACCAGCAGGGTGATAGCCTCCACCAGCGGATATTGCACAGACACAGGTTGATGACAGCAGCGGGAGCGACCGCGTAGCCACAACCAACTGAACAGCGGGATGTTATCTTTCACCGCAATAGCGTGCTGGCAATGTGGACAAGCCGAAGGCGGCCACCACAGGTTATAGCGCGTACTATCACAATTGGAATCCGTTATTCCCGCCTGAATATCAGTGTCCTGCAGCCAATGTCGTTCCAGCATAATTGGCAGGCGATAAATCACGACATTCAGAAAACTACCAATAATCAGCCCCAACACGCCTAGCGTACAGAACCACCATGCTGGAAAAACCAGTGCAAATTCCCTCAAATCGTCCACGTTAGTCCCTGATTATTGATAAAGAAGCGGCGTAGGTGAGCGTTTCATTCTTTAATACCTGACTTAGCCTTCATCCGCCCGTTCTAACATCAACCGGGTGACATCCACCATCCCCGGACTTTGCTCGACGGCATTCACATCCAGCGACACAACTCGCACGCCGTTTTGCTGTTCCAACTCGCTAAGCCAACGCAGCAGACTATTGAAATCGCTCTGAGCGAGCGTCACCGACGCCTGATTGCCCTGCGGCTGCAAGCGTGCAACGGTCAGTCCATAACGCTGGGTACTTTGCGAAATCAAAATAGGCAGACTGGCTTCCCTCTGACTATTTTCCCCCTGCGCCTGATTTCCCTGCGGAATCGATGGGGCCTGTTTCTGCATCCAGTTGACAGTCTGTTGCTCACGGGAAATTGTACGTTCCCACAGTTCTTCCCGCTCCAGCCAAGGCTGGAGGATAGCGTAATACACCAGACAGAGCAGAAGCACCGCCGCGCACACGACCATAAGCTGACGCTCGCGTGGGCTCATCGCCTGCCAGCGCTGTCGTAATTCATTCATTGCTGGCTCCTTAATGTTAACCGGCCTTCAACCCGATCGTTTTCCTGCCGCATCTCTCCTGCCTGCACCTGATAATAGGTAGCCGCCTGCTGCTGAAACTGCTCTAACTCCTGATAAGACGAACCCTGCAACGCCAACCGGAATTCACCAGCAGAACCGTCGTAAGACAGAGACTGAATTTTGATCGCGCTATTTTGCGTCATGAGTTGTTGCAAAGGGTTCAATTGCTCCAGTAGCCCCTTCCCTGCGCCCCCGGCCGCGGTACGTTGCAGATGCTGCTGCATCTGTGCTCGCGGGTTAACGACATTCGTCTCGGAAGGGAAAATTTGCCGATAGACACGCACGCTCTCCTGCCGCCAATGCTCAGCCTGTTGATAAAGCTGATAGTGCGCCCAACCCGCATCCGCCACGACCAGCAGAAGGTAGCAGGCAAAAGCGATTCCAACGCTACGCCACGGCCGCAGAGTGTTTTGCCACGCTTTCTCCGCCGCATAATCGCCTTGCCGCAAATCAACCGAGGCAGATAGGGACGTTGTTGCTGCCAGTGTGAAGAGATCCGTTTCCGGCTGCGCTTTCCACTCGCCCTCTTCCTGCCATTCGTACTGTGACAGCTCACCACCGACCGATGCAGCGCTATAGCTGTATATCGCAGGCAACGGCATAGATGCCTTCAGCAGGTCGCCACACCAAGACGATTCTGCCGCCATGGCATGGCCCGTAGGCTGACGGAACAGCCACATGCCATCATGTTCCAACGCGCTCCACCCATCCAAATGTTTTGGCAATACGCGAGCATCAGGCAATAGAGCATCAACGTGGAGACCCAACGCATCACACTGCGCCAGCCACTGCTGCATTCGCCTTTTCTCCACCACTGCGATCGTACCGTCATCGCCATGAATTTCCAGCACGGCAAAATGCAACTTTTCAATATCCGTAGCCAGTTGATCTTCCAGCATAAATGGCACGACTTGCGTCAACTGACGCCGCGCCTGTCGGGGTAGCGTCAGGGCATAAAAGGTCACGTCAGTGGCCGGAACCAGGACGCGAGTAAACGTCACAGACGGGTAAGCCGCTAACGCGGGACGAACCTGCTCTACGCTACCACGCCCCTGACTTAGTAAATTCTCCCCATTGGGTGAACGGACCTGCCATTCGATTTCGCCCTGTTCCTCTACCGGAAGACGCACAATGAGGCACGGATGTCGAACCACCGAACCTCGATTTAATGGGACTTTCGCGGCTTTTTTCTTCCATTTTCCCGCTAATTTCATGGATTCACCGTCCTATATCCTCCATATTGCCGCTGCACAACCTCTACTTTTTGTCCACTCAGATGAAGCAAGCTACGTTGGTGAAAATCAGTGTCGCCAACACGCACCTGAAGCTTTACAAAGAACCATTCACTTTTCACTGCCAGCACCCGCTGCGCGGTATTTTTACTATTCGGAGGCAATAATCCGGTTTGCTGTAGGACCTCCAGACTTGCCCACCCCATCCGAGGACGTTGCTGCACCAGTGCTTTTGCCTGCGACATCGTCATTT includes the following:
- the gspM gene encoding type II secretion system protein GspM gives rise to the protein MNELRQRWQAMSPRERQLMVVCAAVLLLCLVYYAILQPWLEREELWERTISREQQTVNWMQKQAPSIPQGNQAQGENSQREASLPILISQSTQRYGLTVARLQPQGNQASVTLAQSDFNSLLRWLSELEQQNGVRVVSLDVNAVEQSPGMVDVTRLMLERADEG
- a CDS encoding ABC transporter substrate-binding protein, which gives rise to MIKKFGYTLWFTGLFLVFSNAWAARQVTDQLGRDVTIPDHVNRVVVLQHQTLNLLVQLDAQESVVGVLSSWKKQLGEHYLRLAPRLADLPMPGDLTQVNIESLLKLSPQVVFVANYAPPEMISQIERTGISVVAISLRQDQPGEADKINPTMGDENTAYNEGLKAGIRLIGEVVERQKQAEALIDYTFTQRQNVSARLEPIPEEKRIRVYMANPDLTTYGSGKYTGLMMSHAGALNVAAASIKGFKQVSIENVLAWNPQVIFVQDRYPDVVKQIVNDPAWQAIDAVKQHRVYLMPEYAKAWGYPMPEALAIGELWMAKKLYPERFADIDMQKAADEYYQRFYRMDYRAEASAAQ
- the gspL gene encoding type II secretion system protein GspL, giving the protein MKLAGKWKKKAAKVPLNRGSVVRHPCLIVRLPVEEQGEIEWQVRSPNGENLLSQGRGSVEQVRPALAAYPSVTFTRVLVPATDVTFYALTLPRQARRQLTQVVPFMLEDQLATDIEKLHFAVLEIHGDDGTIAVVEKRRMQQWLAQCDALGLHVDALLPDARVLPKHLDGWSALEHDGMWLFRQPTGHAMAAESSWCGDLLKASMPLPAIYSYSAASVGGELSQYEWQEEGEWKAQPETDLFTLAATTSLSASVDLRQGDYAAEKAWQNTLRPWRSVGIAFACYLLLVVADAGWAHYQLYQQAEHWRQESVRVYRQIFPSETNVVNPRAQMQQHLQRTAAGGAGKGLLEQLNPLQQLMTQNSAIKIQSLSYDGSAGEFRLALQGSSYQELEQFQQQAATYYQVQAGEMRQENDRVEGRLTLRSQQ
- a CDS encoding ABC transporter ATP-binding protein, coding for MSLIRLSTEELVYGYQQGRGFFSPLNLCCREGEVTAILGANGRGKTTLLNTLLGHLSPLSGTIQREGRIGFVPQIFTPPFSYSVLDMVLMGRAARVRLFAMPSAHDIRVAQNALTLLGIASLAEYEFSTLSGGQRQLVLIARALASECQTLILDEPMAALDVQNQAQVLRLLADLARTQHLSILLTTHDPSHALAIAEQALLLMDNQHYLYGRCDEVLTEANLSRLYGIPIRQVCVEIAPQPYRALIPILTMTERP
- the ypdK gene encoding membrane protein YpdK, producing MKYFFMGISFCLVVWVSTFMLMVE
- a CDS encoding LLM class flavin-dependent oxidoreductase; the encoded protein is MKKIGFLSFGHWTPSQQSGTRSAADALLQSIDLAVAAEELGADGAYFRVHHFARQLGSPFPLLSAIGAKTRSIEIGTGVIDMRYENPLYMAENASAADLISGGRLQLGISRGSPEQVIDGWRYFGYQPTEGQSEADMARHHTEALLDVLRGEGFAKPNPQPMFPNPPGLLRLEPYSEGLRERIWWGAGSNATAVWAAKLGMNLQSSTLKDDETGEPFHIQQAQQIRAYRAAWAEAGHTRTPRVSVSRSIFALMDQRDRAYFGGSSNDSDKVGFLDEKTRAIFGRSYAAEPEALIQQLKQDEAIAEADTILLTVPNQLGVDYNAHVIEAILKHVAPAMGWRD
- a CDS encoding FecCD family ABC transporter permease → MSYRTYRITLLTVVVSTLLIAVCSLGIGRFSLSPWRIIQILIEPLSDGNPLLGDIERQVVWSVRLPRVLLAWCAGAALALSGATLQGVFRNPLVDPHIIGVSAGAAFGGTLAILLSWTPLLLLLSAFTFGMLALLLIFMMAAVFGKQNVLILILAGVILSGFFGALVSLMQYLADTEEKLPSIVFWLLGSFATAHWNSLMTLAVPLALAGGLLLRLRWHVNVLSMGEQDARALGVAVQPLRWLILSLCAAIVAAQVAVSGSIGWIGLVIPHIARRLVGADHRRLLPVSLWLGGGFMVLVDDLARNLSEAEIPLGILTALLGAPLFAVLLYKTQRQAGGR
- a CDS encoding prepilin peptidase; this translates as MDDLREFALVFPAWWFCTLGVLGLIIGSFLNVVIYRLPIMLERHWLQDTDIQAGITDSNCDSTRYNLWWPPSACPHCQHAIAVKDNIPLFSWLWLRGRSRCCHQPVSVQYPLVEAITLLVFLTAGLLWTPGMALCGALILLSFLLVLTVIDIKTLLLPDVLTLSLLWVGLLFNLSETFVPLGDAVVGAMAGYLSLWLLYWVFKYATGKEALGYGDFKLLAALGAWLGWRALPNLVLVAALSGLVVTLVWRGLRKEETNKPLAFGPWLAIGGVFSVIMNGVNL
- a CDS encoding molybdate ABC transporter substrate-binding protein produces the protein MTNPLHLYAAGSLRLAFAPLLTTFSERYAVEVIPTFGPAGLLSEKVLHGDAADIFASANCAHPLRLKALGLAEETSVFTRNHLCIVMRNVPELTTQSWLMALLDPRFVLSTSTPGSDPGGDYALQLFDRIERLHRGWGNQLRDKAKPLVGGGLDHAIPAGMTAGSYLIRNGQSDMHIGYASYLPLLLNQPDLHVVHLPDPYRIDAEYMLAIMKPVRREARLLANYLLSPEGQGFLVNKGFASLF
- the dbpA gene encoding ATP-dependent RNA helicase DbpA, which encodes MSTTSFSSLALPAEQLSNLNELGYTDMTPVQAATLPAVLSGADVRAKAKTGSGKTAAFGIGLLDRIVVSDFTTQALVLCPTRELADQVSKELRRLARFAQNIKILTLCGGQPMGQQLDSLVHAPHIVVGTPGRIQDHLRKRSLSLDSLKVLVLDEADRMLDMGFTDAIDDVISYTPSDRQTLLFSATYPEEIEQISARVQRQPQRFEIADNVEESAIEQRFYETTKEQRLPLLIAILSHYQPASCVVFCNTKRDCQSVFDALDMRGISVSALHGDLEQRDRDQVLVRFANRSCRVLVATDVAARGLDIKELALVVNFELAFDPEVHVHRIGRTGRAGTQGLAVSLCTPQEMNRANLIEDYLGMRIKWTSADEISRSGEVALEPEMMTLCIDGGRKAKIRPGDILGALTGDAGLTAAEVGKIDMFPLHAYVAIRKDSAKRALQQFQKGKIKGKSCKARLLK